A region from the Desulfitobacterium dehalogenans ATCC 51507 genome encodes:
- the ispG gene encoding flavodoxin-dependent (E)-4-hydroxy-3-methylbut-2-enyl-diphosphate synthase — protein MERKMTKTVRIGDVTIGGGAPIVVQSMTNTDTRDISSTLAQINALAKAGCEVVRLAVLDRDAGHALKDIALKSELPVIADIHFDYQLALLAIEQGVHGLRLNPGNIGARWKVQEVVRACKEREIPIRIGVNAGSLEKEILEKYQGVTPEGMVESALGHIHLLEEEGYDKIKVSLKASHVPLMLEAYRKMAERVDYPLHIGVTEAGTVRSGVVKSAVGIGSLLAEGIGDTLRVSLTGDPVQEIPVALEILKVLGLRNRGVELISCPTCGRTQVNLAELAEKVEDKLSNLPPLDRPLKVAVMGCAVNGPGEAREADFGIAGGKGMGLLFKKGEIVARLSEEELLPALLHEIENYVKQYGKEQH, from the coding sequence GTGGAGCGCAAGATGACGAAAACCGTAAGGATTGGAGATGTAACCATAGGGGGAGGAGCTCCTATCGTCGTCCAATCTATGACCAATACAGATACCCGGGACATCTCCAGTACCCTGGCTCAGATTAACGCCTTGGCCAAAGCTGGGTGTGAGGTGGTACGGCTGGCCGTGCTGGATCGGGATGCGGGCCATGCTCTCAAAGACATTGCCTTGAAGAGCGAGCTTCCCGTCATCGCCGACATCCATTTCGATTATCAGCTGGCTTTGCTGGCTATCGAACAAGGTGTTCACGGGTTAAGACTGAATCCGGGCAATATCGGCGCACGCTGGAAGGTGCAGGAGGTTGTCCGGGCCTGTAAGGAAAGAGAGATACCTATTCGGATCGGGGTTAATGCCGGTTCACTGGAAAAAGAAATCCTGGAAAAATATCAGGGAGTCACCCCTGAAGGAATGGTGGAAAGTGCCTTAGGGCATATACATTTGCTTGAAGAAGAAGGCTATGACAAAATCAAAGTCTCCTTAAAGGCTTCCCATGTCCCCTTGATGCTTGAAGCTTACCGCAAAATGGCGGAAAGGGTGGATTATCCCCTTCATATAGGAGTCACTGAGGCAGGAACGGTTCGTTCCGGAGTGGTAAAATCTGCAGTAGGTATCGGCAGTCTCTTAGCCGAAGGGATAGGAGATACCCTGCGTGTATCCCTTACCGGGGATCCTGTTCAAGAGATTCCTGTAGCTTTGGAAATTTTGAAAGTTCTTGGGTTAAGAAACCGGGGAGTAGAGCTGATCAGCTGTCCGACCTGCGGCCGTACTCAGGTGAATCTCGCTGAATTAGCTGAGAAGGTTGAGGACAAGCTCTCCAATCTTCCTCCGCTAGATCGCCCCTTGAAAGTTGCAGTTATGGGGTGTGCGGTCAATGGACCCGGAGAAGCCCGGGAAGCGGATTTTGGTATTGCCGGCGGCAAAGGAATGGGCTTGCTCTTTAAAAAAGGGGAGATTGTCGCCCGTTTATCTGAAGAAGAACTATTGCCCGCCTTACTCCATGAAATCGAAAATTATGTGAAACAGTATGGAAAGGAGCAACACTAA